The following coding sequences lie in one Arachis hypogaea cultivar Tifrunner chromosome 4, arahy.Tifrunner.gnm2.J5K5, whole genome shotgun sequence genomic window:
- the LOC112795053 gene encoding putative F-box protein At1g67623 encodes MPNKQQDPCKRGVYAGQLRKLNTNCGPDSKRVRIATKVASNSIRDLLSMHATCKGFLEAGTSDAVYQHAMMWQIRLVSFLFCLDRPQRRFLDRCVESGNADAILRQGLTEYFWIGRRGIGMELLARAAMDGNVESGYLFAMFYCVNAKKKKKWKGVLKW; translated from the exons ATGCCAAACAAGCAGCAAGATCCTTGTAAACGCGGCGTTTATGCTGGACAACTCAGGAAGCTTAACACCAACTGTGGTCCGGATTCCAAACGG GTGAGGATTGCGACGAAGGTTGCATCAAATTCGATCCGAGACCTACTCAGCATGCATGCTACTTGCAAGGGATTCCTTGAAGCAGGTACATCCGACGCTGTGTACCAGCATGCGATGATGTGGCAGATACGGCTAGTCTCATTTTTATTTTGCCTTGACCGGCCTCAAAGGAGGTTCCTGGATCGCTGCGTTGAATCGGGAAATGCCGATGCTATACTCCGGCAGGGGTTAACGGAGTATTTCTGGATTGGACGCCGTGGTATTGGAATGGAACTGCTTGCCAGGGCCGCGATGGATGGAAACGTCGAATCAGGTTACCTATTTGCCATGTTCTACTGTgtgaacgcgaagaagaagaagaagtggaaaGGGGTGTTGAAATGGTAG